The Brassica napus cultivar Da-Ae chromosome C1, Da-Ae, whole genome shotgun sequence DNA segment AAATCGATCTCACCATCTTCGATTCTCTCTCGACGGCGACGCTTGTGGCGATTAAGTTCACCGACGATTTCACCTAGAATCTCTCCCGGATCCCTCACGAGTCTATCCCGAGTCTGTCTCCAACCTCATTCTCCGCCGATTTCAATCTAAAAGGTATGTGTTCCTCTTTCGTTTTCAAATCCTTACGATATCGTTGTCGATCTAGTTCCTCCGCATGTTGGTTTCGTAGATTATTTGTTGTGATGATTTGTTGGGTAGATTAGATTCAGTGTCTCGATCTAGTTCCTCCGAGTCGGGTTTCGTAGATTCTTTTTTGTGATGATATGTTGGGTTGATTAAGTTCAGTTTCATGATCTAGTTCCTTCGCATGTTAGTTTCGTGTGATTCTTTGTTGTGATGATGTGTTGGGTTGATTAAATTCTGTTTCTtttattgatgatgatgatcgttGATGGTTTCTTTGATATTGTTTCGGCGATAGCTTTGTAGTTGATATGGTTTATGTAATTTCTTGTTAGGAAACTTGATAGGTTTTAGATTTGTATTGAagtttagtatatattattgcCTCGAATGcttgttgtttttgattttcttgAACGAAAGTTGATATGTTTGTAGTTCGGATTTGAAGTTACGTATATGAAATTGTGTTCTCTGCTTGTATTGTAGTTCCCTTTGTACCTTATAGCTTATGTAGTTGTAGTTTAATAATAAGTATAGGTGATAGCTTTCTTACTAAAATTTAATGATCCATTAAACTAGAGCTGATACCTTTGTACTTGTAGTTTAGTAATAACATCTGATTAGACATAGGTAGATAATGGTTAGGTGGTTATGGAGTTATTACTTGTTAAAGTTTCTCCTATTAAACCCCATAGAAAACACTTCAGCATTATTATCTCCAAATcgtctttcttttctctttgcGAACAAGAAAACGTTCCCATTCTCTATAATCTCTTCTGTTCTTCTTCCTATGGCTCCAAGGAATCCATATAGCCAAAACTCAGGTTATGTGGGGCTTCTTCACAACgtacaaaataataatgttaaggaaaactttccttatgaaAGTTTTCCTTCCAGTGTTGACATTGGAGCCTCAGAAATGCCTCCATTCAGTTCTCAACAGTCCGAGGCTCCATCCCAACCTCAGGACACACCTGTGGAGCGTATGGTGAGAAGGAAATGGACGCTGGGTGATGACGAGGTTCTGATTAGCGCGTGGCTAAACACATCAAAGGATGTTGTTGTCGGAAATGACCAGAAGTCAAAGACCTTCTGGAAACGCGTAGATGAATACTTTGCAACAACTCTTCATGAGAACATAGAGAATGTTCattgtaagcagaggtggcacAGAATCAATGATCAGACGAACAAGTTCTGTGCCGCATTCGCAGCTGCAGAGAGACAAATAACCAGCGGTCAGAGTGAGAATGACGTTCTAAAGGTTGCTCATGAAATCTTCTACTCAGATCAGGGACACAAGTTTACCCTCGAGCACGCGTGGTGTGTCCTGCGCTATGAACAAAAGTGGATAAGCCTGAACACACCTAAGACGGCCGGTTCAAAGGGAAAGGGTGGTGAGGTGAGTTCCCAACCTTCATGCGAACATGTCGGTGAGGTCAGTTCCCAATCTTCTATGCGTCCTGAAGGTATCAAGGCTGCGAAAGCAAGCAGGAATGGTAGTAAGGGAAAGGCTATTGAGGACTATAAGAGCCTTTTGGAGCTCAAGATGGAAGATTTGGCGAGGAAGGAGAAACTGTCGAAGCTGGCGATATTAGACACTCTCCTTACTAAGAAGGATCCACTAAGCGAGAGTGAAGAAACTGTCAAGAACAAGCTGTTGGCCGAACTCTTCTAGTTTTTCAATTCTAAGTTTTTGTCTTGTGTAATATCTATTAAAATGTTGCTTTTGTCTTGGTCTAAGTTTGTGTCTTGTGTTCTATGTTCTAATATGATAATTTCTATGAAGTTCTCATATCAGAGTTTCTGTTTTGTGTTCTATGTTCGTGTATACGTTGATGTTATGTTTGATATAACAATAACTCTGCTTGTTATTTGACATACAAAACTTACGTGTGCTGATTTTATTATTCTCAGGTCATGGGATTGGATTATAGCTACACGCAGCCGTCTGATTCGGAGGAATATGGTTTAGGGATCTCAGCATACAGTGGAAACAGCTCCACAGAAATGAATATACTGCTGGACCAAGCAGAGATAGAAGCCGCGcgcactacaaaaaaaatccacaTTAATAGCACATTGTTATAGCACGTTTTACTGAACTGCTAtcataaatgaatttaaaattttcgtaCTATATAATAGCATTAGATAAACGTTATTGTAaaatttcactaaaaaaaacaaaatttgagtTTTGGAACCTTATTTTTCAACGAGAGGGAACTAAAAATCAGTTTGGAGCAAACACTTAGAAAAAATTGACAAACTACTTTCCacggtcttttttttttcaattacttTCCCCAAACAGTCGatatctttttctcttctctggCTTTCTCACCCAAACCTTAAAACTCTATCTCTAGGTTTTATTTAttctttcctcttcttcttcgtttttgatTTCAACTGCTGATGTTGGAAAAGTGACAGCGATTCgcatttcttcttctcttagtTTGCAATTTCTTGGTTTAGCAGCTGCGTCGGGTCTGAAATTTCCAGTGGAATATGGGATCGCGTTGGAACAGCAattgaagaaagaagaagatgaactcaGGAAGAATAAGAGAGAAACGGTCAATCTCTTCCAGGTTTGTAACCcaaatctgataaaaaaatatttgtaccGACGAATTGATTCATTGAATTAAACTCAAAGTCGTTTTGTCTCCACAGAGACCGGAACCCTGACTCCGGCATTCCCGGCGATTTGAAATCCGACTCCGACAGCTCACCAGACCGTGACTCTAGGTAAGCATCCTTCTCTATCTGTTCCATCCTCTTTTCATCTCTAGCTAGTCTCtgttcatcttctcatctctcttcTTGGTGCATCAAACAAGATTTGTATGAGGATTCATTAGGACGATGTCACATTTCATTGTGTGTGTTTAGCCACACAAGACCCAGAAATCCTTTCATATTGTCGAGAAAAAAAATTCCCTTTTGATGAATCTCTGCAATTTTTTGGTGTTTGGGATAATCTTGGATTGGTGTAGAGTTCTCAATAGCTAGAGAAAAGATCCCTTTTGACGATGCTAATGGCGGATTAAGCTCTGTCATTCTTATATGGAGATTTTGAACATCCAATCGTCCCTTCTTTGTTCTGTTTCTGTAATGAGGATTCAAGTTTTATGTTTCAGTTCTTTGTGTTAGGTATAATCCTATGTTCAGGCAAGGAGCAGGATAGATTAGCTGAAGGGTTGGGTCACAGTGTAGCTAAGATTATCGTTTGATATTTTCTAACGTAGATATAAGGTTCGAACTTAGAAGAATATGTTACAAATAAAGAGCGCTAATCGTGGTCATTTTTCTGCAGGTACGGAAACTATCCACCTGAAGCAACTTGTGGATATAGTTGCAAGCATAAGAAAACATTGGAGGAGGATCCTTCTGCTTTTGCATTTGATGAAGTTTATGATGACATGAAACACAGAGACATTGTTCCTAAACTGCAAGATCGTCAAGACCTCAAGGTAAATGTTAAACCTTCTTTTTTTAGTGTATCAGTTGATATCCTATTACTCATTTAATTCATGGAGACTTGAAGCTTGTCTGTAAATGTAAATTTGTGTTTGACTAGCTTTTCTCGGCTTTTAgggatattatatttttcatgatGATGGATTAGTTTTGCTTCATGATGATAGATTAGTTTTGCTTTGTGATGAACTTTAGTGTTGTATGATCAAGAGttaaccaaaataagttttgatTGTGATAAGTAGTTGACATGTGTTGCAGGATCTGGTAAAGGGGTTTCAGACACTCCCGTGACGCTCCATATTGCGAATGCAGAGCTTGCTCC contains these protein-coding regions:
- the BNAC01G44000D gene encoding uncharacterized protein BNAC01G44000D isoform X2, giving the protein MNSGRIREKRSISSRDRNPDSGIPGDLKSDSDSSPDRDSRYGNYPPEATCGYSCKHKKTLEEDPSAFAFDEVYDDMKHRDIVPKLQDRQDLKDLVKGFQTLP
- the LOC111201790 gene encoding glutathione S-transferase T3-like, which translates into the protein MPPFSSQQSEAPSQPQDTPVERMVRRKWTLGDDEVLISAWLNTSKDVVVGNDQKSKTFWKRVDEYFATTLHENIENVHCKQRWHRINDQTNKFCAAFAAAERQITSGQSENDVLKVAHEIFYSDQGHKFTLEHAWCVLRYEQKWISLNTPKTAGSKGKGGEVSSQPSCEHVGEVSSQSSMRPEGIKAAKASRNGSKGKAIEDYKSLLELKMEDLARKEKLSKLAILDTLLTKKDPLSESEETVKNKLLAELF
- the BNAC01G44000D gene encoding uncharacterized protein BNAC01G44000D isoform X1, with amino-acid sequence MNSGRIREKRSISSRDRNPDSGIPGDLKSDSDSSPDRDSRYGNYPPEATCGYSCKHKKTLEEDPSAFAFDEVYDDMKHRDIVPKLQDRQDLKLTCVAGSGKGVSDTPVTLHIANAELAPTHPICLGLALN